TGATTCTGACATCATCGGGGTTGTCGCGGATGCAGCCAGCGCCGAGGGTGCCGCGATCATTGCCAAGGCCGAGCGTTCGGTCGATATCCTCGTCAACAATCTCGGCATTATGAGAGCAGATCGAGGCCGAGTTTTTCGCCACTGCCCGCTCGGCATCGATCCTGCAGAAACGGCGTTCTCACCGTCACTCTGCCTAAGACCGAAAGGCGCAGTCACAGGTCAAACGCATCGCCATCAGAAGCTGATCGAAACGAGCACGCCGCGGCCGGGACTTTGCCGGCATTCGTTTTGGTAAGGACACGCTCGAGCGAAGCCTTCCGTGAGCAAGTTGGCCCCGATCTTCCCCGTTGGTTCGACTGATGTTTTTGAGAGGCCGGCGTGATGGTGTCCATCCACCGCGGCTGAGTGCCGTTGCCGAGGAGGGTCGCGCGATTGTCGCTTGGGAGCGGACCGAGAAATTGCCTCCGCACGACCCAACTCTGGCAGGGGTGGATCGCCAGGAGGAAGGCAGCCAGCGATCGAAAATTACTGTCTTTCTCCCGCGATCCGGTTAAATAACCTGATTGTACCAATGCAGTTCCCGTACGATGGCGGACAAACAAGGCTGCCCGTGGTTCCACTTAGTGACATCAGTCGTTTCGCTGCTTCGGGGCTCTAGGTGCGCGCGAAGCCTTCTTTCAAAAGTTTCTTGCCTATCCCTTCGCCGTTCGTTCGGTAGATGTAGGCGAGCCCACGCTGCGACGACAGCTGGAATCCGTTAGGTGACATCGGCTCATCCGGCGCTGTTCCAGAACGTTCGCCGTCCACCTGGGGCAATCCATCGGCTAAGCTGTGCCTAAGCGGTTTGTTTTGCGCCACTCTTCGTACTCTGCGCGGGCATCGTCATGAAGCGGGTAGTAGCGCTGCAGCGACCCGCCCTCCATAAGCTTCGCCCGAGAAAACTCCTCCCAATCGTGATGCTTTTGGGATTCTTCGATTACCATCGGGGCCATAGCGACCGGAAGCACCACCACCCCGTCATCGTCGGCGACGATGATGTCTCCGGGTATAACGGTGACACCTCCGCAGGCAATCGGAACGTTGACGGCGTTCGGATAGATGCTCGTCTGGACATGGTAGTTGGGCGTCCAGCCGCGTAGCCAGAGCGCGAGATCGAGCTTTTCGACATTGGGCCGATCGCGCATGCACCCATCGATCACGATTCCAGCGCCGCCTCTGCCCTTGAAATACGTCGACATCATATCGCCAAAGACGCCCGAGCTCATGTCGCCGCGCGCGTCGACCACGACCACATCCCCCTCCTGCACGTGATAAAGCACGTGCCGGTGCAACTGCGTCTCCGGATCTGCATATTCTCCCTCGGTGAAAAGGTCCGGCCGCTGCGGCAGGAACTGAAGCGTCAGGGCCGGGCCGACGATCGACTTCCCGCGGCTCTGCGATACAGGGCCGAGCATATGCGGATTGCGGAAGCCCATGTGGCCGAGCGTACCGGCAATGGTCGCGGCGCCGATCTCCTTCAGTGCGTCGATCAAGTCTCTCGGCGGTCGCGTAATATCGGGCGTATGCGTCATTTTAGGCTCCGGTGGATGAAACTACCAGTTAGTGACAGAACCGTCGCGGCGCTTCAGGTGAGGCGCTTCCCAGAAACGAAAACTCTCAGCCTTGACGGCCTCTTCGTTGACCTCGACGCCAAGCCCCGGCAGATGGCTGACCGGATATTCGGGGCCGTCGAGCCGTGGTTGCACGGGGAAGAATTCGAAATTGTCGAAGCCTAGCTTTGCTTCGGGCGACCTGGTCTCGAGCCAGGCGAAATTCGGTACCGCTGCGGCGAGATGAATGGTCGCGGCCGTGCAGACGGGGCCGAGGGGATTGTGCGGCATCAGGTCCACGTAGTGCGCCTCGCTCCAACCAGCGACCTTCATCGCTTCGGTGAGCCCGCCCACATTGCAAACATCGAGCCGGTTGAACTGATGGATGCCTCGCTCGATGTAAGGCAGGAATTGCCACTTGCTGGCAAATTCCTCGCCGATCGCGAACGGGATGTCGGTCATCGTGCGCAGGGATTCGTAGGCCTCTGGTGTCTCGTCTCGTATCGGCTCCTCGAGGAAATCAAGCACGCCACGGCCGAGCTTGTTGCAGAAGCTCGCCGCCTCTGCCACCGACAGGCGATGATGATAATCGATGCCGAGGACGACGTCGTCGCCCATTGCCTCGCGCGCCTTGTTCAGCATCGCTGCGGTAGCGCCGATCGACTCCCGCGGCTCAAAGATGTCCTTGCTGTTTTGCCCGATGGGGAAGAAGCGGATCGCCTGCCACCCTTGTGCTCGGAGTTCGCGGGCGCGTTCGATGGCGACCTCGCCCTCCGCCTCGTCGCCGGTCGAGGCGAAGGTAGGAATGCGGTCGCGCTGCTTGCCGCCCAGCAGTTCGTACGCCGGAACCCCCAGCGCCTTGCCCTTGATGTCGTGAAGGGCAATGTCGATGGCCGAAATCGCCGCCTGCAGAACGCGCCCGCCTTCGAAGTACTGGCTGCGATAAATTTCCTGCCAAATCCGACCAATCTGCATCGCGTCGCGGCCGATGAGAAATTCGCGAAAATGCTCGATCGCCCCGGCCACGGCCTTCTCGCGACCGCTCAAACCGCTCTCGCCCCAACCGAAGATGCCGTCGTCGGTCTCCACCTTGACCAGCATCTGGTTGCGCGTTCCGACCCATACAGGATAGGACTTGATCGCCGTGATTTTAAGCTTCGTCATCCACGCCCTCGTTTCGCACGCATCCGCTTTGTCTCAGTTGGCCTTCAGCGCCATTTCTGTTTCGCCGTCGAACAGATGCATCCGCTCCTGATCGAACTCGAGCCAAATCTGTTCGTCGGGCGCGACGGCGATTGTCGGCGGTACGCTGACATTGACGAGGGCGCCGGACAGGAACGCCTGTACGAAGGTGACGTCTCCGGTCGGCTCCACTGTGTAGGCCTTGGCAGGGATGCTTCCAGGCACCGCACTCTTGTGCAGCTTGATCGTCGAGTGACGTGCGCCGAGCACGACTTTCCTGGTTGTTGCCCTGTCGACCTTCCGGGCGTTGGTTGGCGAAAGATCGAGGCGCCAGCCCTCCGCACTGGTCAACACGGTGTTGCCGTTTGCCGTTGATGCCTCCAGCGGGATAAGGCTCATCGCCGGGCTGCCGACGAAGCTGGCGACGAACATGTTCACCGGATGGGCAAAGATCTGCGCCGGTGAATCGTATTGCTGCAGGTAGCCGCCGTTCATCACCGCCATCCTGTCGGCCATGGTAACCGCTTCGAGCTGGTCGTGCGTCACGTAGATGATCGTCGCCTTGAGGTCCTGGTGAAAACGCTTGATCTCCGACCGCATCTGCACGCGCAACTTTGCGTCGAGGTTGGACAGCGGTTCATCCATCAGGAATACCGCCGGATCGCGAACGAGGGCACGGCCCAGCGCCACGCGCTGCTGTTGCCCGCCCGAAAGTTCGCGCGGCTTGCGCTCGAGCAGCTGCGTCATGTCGAGCACTCGCGCTGCTTCCTTGACTTTCTTGTCGATCTCGTCCCTTGGCAATTTGCGCATCTGCAGCGGGAACGCCAGATTTTTGTAGACCGATTTCTGCGGATAGAGCGCGTAGTTCTGGAACACCATTGCGATGTCGCGGTCCTTGGGGTCGAGGTCATTGACCACCCGGTCGCCGATGACGATGTCGCCAGATGTGATGGGGATGAGCCCCGCTACAAGATTGAGCGTGGTTGTCTTGCCACAGCCTGAAGGGCCGACGAGCGCAACGAATTCGCCGTCGTTGACCGTCAGCGAAACTTTGTTGACAGCTTTGAAGCTGCCATAGGTCTTGACCAGATCTTTGAGGACCACGTGGGCCACCGGCAACTCCCCTAGTGCTTGACTGCGCCTTCGGTGAGGGCGCGTACGAAGTATCGTTGTAGGACGAGGAACAGGACGACGACGGGCACGCTCATCATGAAGCTGGCCGCCATCAGGCCCGGAAAGTCCGTTGTATTTTCCGAAAAGAAGCGCTGGATGCCGACCGGCAGAGTCAGCTGCTCGTTCTTGGAGAGGAAGGTGTAGGCGTAGATGTACTCGTTCCACGCGCCGATGAAGGAATAGATTGCCGTGGCGATGATTCCTGGCGCCGAGAGCGGCATCACAATCCGGACAAAGGCCTGGAACCGCGTCGCCCCGTCGATGCGCGCCGCCTGCTCGAGTTGCACCGGGATGTTGTCGTAGAATCCCTTGAGGAGCCAGATTGCCAGCGGCAGGCCGAATGTGAGGTAGGTGAGGACAAGCGATCCGTGCGTGTTCACGAGCCCGATCGCGCGCATCAGGATGAAGAGCGGCACGAGAAAGATCACTGCCGGGAACATGTTGCGAAGCAAGACGGAGAAGAACAGAAAGTTCCGGCCCGGGAAGGTGAAGCGCGAAAACGCGTAGGCCGCAGGAACCGCCACGATCACTGAAAGGATGGTCGTGGCGGTGGACACGAAAAGGCTGTTCCAGAAGAAGCGCAAGAAGTCCTGGCCGACGCTGTTTTGCGGATCGAGCAGCTTCTGGTAGCTGGCGAGGGTGGGTTGGTCCGGCCACCATTGCGGCGGAAATTGCATGGCCGCGAAGCCGGACTTGATCGAGGTGCTCAGCATCCAGATCATCGGTAATGCGGTGTAAAGCAGCATGAATACAAGGAATATACGTCCGCCCCACCGCCACCCATCGATGCGCATACGGCGATGGGTCAGGGGCCGATGAGTAGTCTCGGCAATTATGCTCATTTGCTCCCATCCTTCTGCTCGTTGCCGCTCAGTGCACGGACGTAGAAGTAACCGAGCGACATCAGGATCAAGAACAGCAGCACCGAATAGGCCGATGCCACCCCCCAGCGCTGGCGGCCGAAGGCGAGTTCATAAATGTGGGTGATCCAGATATGCGATGCGTTCGACGGTCCGCCGCCGGTCATGATCCAGGGGATGATGAAAGAATTGAAGTTGGCAACTGCCAGCAGAAGGATCGTCACCGTCGAGACATTTCTCAAGTGCGGAAATGTGACGTGCCAGAATCGCTGCCATGCATTGGCTCCGTCGACTTTTGCGGCGCGCAGCAACTGGTCGGGAACCGTCTGCAGGCCAGCCATCATCATGATCATTGCAAAGGGAAACTCGCGCCAAATATTGACGACGATCAGAGAGGGCAGCACTGTGCTGACGCTGTCGATGAAATTCGGCGGCCGGTCGGCCCATCCGAGGCCGACCAGCACCGCGCCGATTATTCCAAAGTCCGAATGGTAGATCCACTTCCAGATATAGGACGCGGCGACCGCGCTGATGACCCAGGGAATGATGAGGACGGCGCGCAGGACGCCGCGGCCGACAAAGTCACGGTTAAGCGCCAGTGCGCAGGCAAATCCCAGGACAAATGCGATCAAAGTGGATGCCAGTG
This window of the Rhizobium bangladeshense genome carries:
- a CDS encoding carbohydrate ABC transporter permease, coding for MSIIAETTHRPLTHRRMRIDGWRWGGRIFLVFMLLYTALPMIWMLSTSIKSGFAAMQFPPQWWPDQPTLASYQKLLDPQNSVGQDFLRFFWNSLFVSTATTILSVIVAVPAAYAFSRFTFPGRNFLFFSVLLRNMFPAVIFLVPLFILMRAIGLVNTHGSLVLTYLTFGLPLAIWLLKGFYDNIPVQLEQAARIDGATRFQAFVRIVMPLSAPGIIATAIYSFIGAWNEYIYAYTFLSKNEQLTLPVGIQRFFSENTTDFPGLMAASFMMSVPVVVLFLVLQRYFVRALTEGAVKH
- a CDS encoding mandelate racemase/muconate lactonizing enzyme family protein, whose product is MTKLKITAIKSYPVWVGTRNQMLVKVETDDGIFGWGESGLSGREKAVAGAIEHFREFLIGRDAMQIGRIWQEIYRSQYFEGGRVLQAAISAIDIALHDIKGKALGVPAYELLGGKQRDRIPTFASTGDEAEGEVAIERARELRAQGWQAIRFFPIGQNSKDIFEPRESIGATAAMLNKAREAMGDDVVLGIDYHHRLSVAEAASFCNKLGRGVLDFLEEPIRDETPEAYESLRTMTDIPFAIGEEFASKWQFLPYIERGIHQFNRLDVCNVGGLTEAMKVAGWSEAHYVDLMPHNPLGPVCTAATIHLAAAVPNFAWLETRSPEAKLGFDNFEFFPVQPRLDGPEYPVSHLPGLGVEVNEEAVKAESFRFWEAPHLKRRDGSVTNW
- a CDS encoding carbohydrate ABC transporter permease, producing MTILTGKADARRRLQPDRAGALRKIWEHRADYAYVLPSLAVMLIVIAYPIYYTIELSFFNTPPALQLRDKIFVGFDNYIAILTSPVFWTVTSNTLIWTLASTLIAFVLGFACALALNRDFVGRGVLRAVLIIPWVISAVAASYIWKWIYHSDFGIIGAVLVGLGWADRPPNFIDSVSTVLPSLIVVNIWREFPFAMIMMMAGLQTVPDQLLRAAKVDGANAWQRFWHVTFPHLRNVSTVTILLLAVANFNSFIIPWIMTGGGPSNASHIWITHIYELAFGRQRWGVASAYSVLLFLILMSLGYFYVRALSGNEQKDGSK
- a CDS encoding ABC transporter ATP-binding protein; the encoded protein is MAHVVLKDLVKTYGSFKAVNKVSLTVNDGEFVALVGPSGCGKTTTLNLVAGLIPITSGDIVIGDRVVNDLDPKDRDIAMVFQNYALYPQKSVYKNLAFPLQMRKLPRDEIDKKVKEAARVLDMTQLLERKPRELSGGQQQRVALGRALVRDPAVFLMDEPLSNLDAKLRVQMRSEIKRFHQDLKATIIYVTHDQLEAVTMADRMAVMNGGYLQQYDSPAQIFAHPVNMFVASFVGSPAMSLIPLEASTANGNTVLTSAEGWRLDLSPTNARKVDRATTRKVVLGARHSTIKLHKSAVPGSIPAKAYTVEPTGDVTFVQAFLSGALVNVSVPPTIAVAPDEQIWLEFDQERMHLFDGETEMALKAN
- a CDS encoding ribonuclease activity regulator RraA translates to MTHTPDITRPPRDLIDALKEIGAATIAGTLGHMGFRNPHMLGPVSQSRGKSIVGPALTLQFLPQRPDLFTEGEYADPETQLHRHVLYHVQEGDVVVVDARGDMSSGVFGDMMSTYFKGRGGAGIVIDGCMRDRPNVEKLDLALWLRGWTPNYHVQTSIYPNAVNVPIACGGVTVIPGDIIVADDDGVVVLPVAMAPMVIEESQKHHDWEEFSRAKLMEGGSLQRYYPLHDDARAEYEEWRKTNRLGTA